In Hyphomicrobium denitrificans 1NES1, one DNA window encodes the following:
- a CDS encoding DUF6915 family protein: protein MGHCYHHALSSVKKWGGVAEDYLPLHQWFDESKAITADFRHRALRHHAEGIFMLERFFGATIAISTGRVVPVRLIGEQHVVEDLGFIPSFADWVRCIRPEPWMGRAQPIHKQVDPFAAATAGGA, encoded by the coding sequence ATGGGACATTGCTATCATCACGCGCTCTCTTCGGTGAAGAAGTGGGGCGGCGTCGCGGAAGATTATCTGCCGCTGCATCAGTGGTTCGACGAATCGAAGGCGATCACCGCCGACTTTCGTCACCGTGCCCTGCGCCATCACGCCGAAGGCATCTTCATGCTGGAGCGCTTCTTCGGCGCAACCATCGCTATCTCGACCGGACGCGTCGTGCCGGTGCGGCTCATCGGCGAACAACATGTGGTGGAAGATCTCGGCTTCATTCCGAGCTTCGCCGACTGGGTGCGCTGCATCCGGCCGGAGCCCTGGATGGGTCGGGCGCAGCCGATCCACAAGCAGGTCGATCCCTTCGCGGCCGCAACGGCGGGAGGCGCCTGA
- a CDS encoding type IV toxin-antitoxin system AbiEi family antitoxin domain-containing protein, translating into MTSANAQRVRALDLLKSRGMLRQKDFMAEGIGPETLARLVREAAVVRPARGLYQLPDTQIEAAHMLAEAAVLVPKGVVCLTSALQYHELTLQMPSAVWMAIERTAWRPKIDYPRIRFVRFTGSALTEGVERHRVENIEVPITDPARTIVDCFRYRAKVGLDVAMEGLREGLRRQRCTPDDLWRYARTARVWSVMRPYVEAMAADAT; encoded by the coding sequence ATGACATCGGCGAACGCCCAGCGAGTTCGTGCCCTAGATCTCTTGAAGTCGCGGGGAATGCTCCGCCAGAAGGACTTCATGGCCGAAGGCATTGGCCCGGAGACGCTCGCCCGTCTCGTACGGGAGGCGGCGGTCGTGCGTCCGGCCCGGGGCCTCTATCAGCTCCCGGACACCCAGATCGAGGCGGCCCACATGCTTGCCGAAGCCGCCGTGCTGGTTCCCAAAGGGGTCGTCTGCCTGACCTCGGCGCTTCAATATCATGAACTGACGCTGCAGATGCCGTCAGCCGTATGGATGGCGATCGAGCGTACCGCCTGGCGGCCGAAGATCGACTATCCGCGCATCCGCTTCGTGCGCTTCACCGGATCGGCGCTGACCGAGGGGGTTGAGCGTCATCGCGTCGAGAACATCGAGGTCCCCATCACGGATCCGGCGCGGACCATCGTCGACTGTTTCCGCTACCGGGCCAAGGTCGGCCTCGATGTCGCCATGGAAGGACTTCGCGAAGGCCTCCGCCGCCAGCGATGTACACCTGATGATCTGTGGCGTTACGCGCGAACGGCGCGGGTCTGGTCAGTGATGCGCCCTTACGTCGAAGCGATGGCGGCCGATGCCACGTGA
- a CDS encoding ArdC family protein has product MSRHTARARSGFDRTSLYDEITTKIIGELEAGRVPWVQPWGTAAAKAPLAMPKNAATGRNYSGINVLILWGSVIEHGFPVQGWVTFRQTLGLGGNVRKGEHGTTVVYADRFIPDDEKKRARETGEEAQAIPFLKRFTVFNLAQCEGLPEDLAVTAPPPEPGLIEPKVEALIKATGIDFRIGGNRAFYVPAHDYVQVPPPQAYFEPINWHRTALHELGHASGAPHRLNRDLSGSFGSKKYAFEELVAEMNAAFCCASLGIAPTVRHADYIGSWLEVLREDNRAIVRAASQASKAADFLLGFLPSDDERPATPSDAEQEAA; this is encoded by the coding sequence ATGTCCAGACACACCGCTCGCGCCCGTTCCGGCTTCGACCGGACGAGCCTTTATGACGAAATCACCACCAAGATCATCGGCGAACTGGAGGCCGGCCGTGTGCCTTGGGTTCAGCCTTGGGGCACGGCGGCGGCGAAGGCGCCGCTTGCCATGCCGAAGAACGCCGCCACCGGCCGAAACTATTCGGGGATCAATGTGCTGATCCTCTGGGGATCGGTGATCGAGCACGGTTTCCCGGTCCAGGGCTGGGTTACGTTTCGCCAGACGCTCGGCCTCGGGGGCAATGTCCGCAAGGGCGAGCACGGCACCACTGTTGTCTATGCCGACCGCTTCATTCCCGACGACGAGAAGAAGCGGGCGCGCGAGACCGGCGAAGAAGCGCAGGCGATCCCATTCCTCAAGCGCTTTACAGTGTTCAACTTGGCGCAGTGTGAGGGTCTGCCTGAAGACCTCGCCGTCACAGCGCCGCCGCCCGAGCCCGGACTGATCGAGCCCAAGGTGGAGGCACTGATCAAGGCGACGGGCATCGACTTCCGCATCGGCGGCAACCGCGCCTTCTATGTCCCCGCGCACGACTATGTGCAGGTCCCGCCACCGCAAGCCTATTTCGAACCGATCAACTGGCACCGCACGGCGCTGCATGAGCTCGGTCACGCCAGCGGCGCCCCGCACCGGCTGAACCGCGATCTCTCCGGCTCCTTCGGCTCCAAGAAGTATGCGTTCGAGGAGCTGGTCGCCGAGATGAACGCCGCCTTCTGCTGCGCCTCGCTCGGCATCGCCCCGACGGTGCGCCACGCGGACTATATCGGCTCCTGGCTCGAAGTGCTGCGCGAGGACAATCGCGCCATCGTGCGCGCCGCCTCACAGGCAAGCAAGGCCGCAGATTTCCTCCTCGGCTTTCTTCCCAGCGACGACGAACGCCCCGCCACGCCATCGGATGCCGAACAGGAGGCAGCGTGA
- a CDS encoding ParB/RepB/Spo0J family partition protein: MAPAVQKITLSSSRDIPFNKLVLSQSNVRRVKAGVSIEELAEDIARRTLLQSLSVRPVLDADGAETGMFEVPAGGRRYRALQLLVKQKRLAKTGPVPCVVRDPSVEISAEEDSLAENVQRTPLHPLDQFRAFQALRQKGQSEEDIAAAFFVGVNVVKQRLRLAAVSEKLLDTYAEDGMSLEQLMAFSVTDDHARQEQVWETLQRSYSQEPYQIRRMLTERTVRASDKRVLFVGLDAYEQAGGIVMRDLFQQDDGGWLENVGLLDGLVAEKLKAEAETIAAEGWKWIEVNVDFPYGHTHHLRELEGTPTDLTAEEQATIDALKADYAKLEAEYENADELPDEIDARLGEIETALAAFEDRPVSYDLAEIARAGVFASIDGDGSLCVDRAYVRPEDEAPATVDGEGEVEADGDPSEGDEPSSPTAQRAIITIGGQGEPEENEDDAVRPLPDRLVSELTAYRTLALRDAVANNPQVAMTALLHKLCLDTFQHSGSGTCLEAAVRQVSFPIQPADLKDSPSAKAVAERHEAWKADLPKDEAALWDWLAALDDASRGALLAHCVSFGVNALYEKGDRYGGPGVSVHGVQRRLVQADRLARAVGLDMVEAGWRPTVDSYLGRVTKPRILEAVREAKGEQSAQLIDHLKKADMAKEAERLLDGTGWLPEPLRTPEAEGADTTDADAGGDEQALPAFLADDEDSAGEDETDEPAVIAAE; the protein is encoded by the coding sequence ATGGCACCTGCGGTTCAGAAGATCACCCTGTCGTCCTCGCGCGACATTCCCTTCAACAAGCTTGTTCTGTCTCAGTCGAACGTCCGACGCGTGAAGGCCGGCGTCTCGATCGAGGAGCTGGCCGAGGACATCGCCCGGCGCACGCTCCTGCAAAGCCTCAGCGTCCGGCCGGTCCTCGACGCCGACGGTGCCGAGACCGGCATGTTCGAGGTCCCGGCCGGCGGGCGGCGCTACCGCGCGCTGCAGCTTCTCGTCAAACAGAAGCGTCTAGCCAAGACCGGGCCGGTGCCCTGCGTTGTGCGCGATCCCAGCGTCGAGATCTCGGCCGAGGAGGATTCGCTCGCCGAGAACGTCCAGCGCACGCCGCTCCATCCGCTCGACCAGTTCCGCGCCTTCCAAGCGCTGCGCCAGAAAGGCCAGTCCGAGGAGGATATCGCCGCGGCTTTCTTCGTTGGCGTGAACGTGGTGAAGCAGCGGCTGCGTCTTGCTGCCGTGTCCGAGAAACTGCTCGACACCTATGCCGAAGATGGCATGTCGCTCGAGCAACTGATGGCGTTCTCCGTGACGGATGATCACGCGCGCCAGGAGCAGGTCTGGGAAACGCTCCAGCGCTCCTACAGTCAGGAGCCGTATCAGATCCGTCGCATGCTGACGGAACGCACGGTGCGCGCGTCCGACAAGAGGGTCCTGTTCGTCGGCCTCGACGCCTATGAGCAGGCGGGCGGCATTGTCATGCGCGACCTCTTCCAACAGGACGATGGCGGCTGGCTGGAGAATGTCGGCCTGCTCGACGGCTTGGTCGCGGAGAAGCTGAAAGCCGAAGCGGAGACGATCGCCGCCGAGGGCTGGAAGTGGATCGAGGTCAACGTCGACTTCCCCTATGGCCACACCCACCATCTGCGCGAGCTCGAAGGCACGCCGACGGACCTCACGGCCGAGGAACAGGCGACGATCGACGCGTTGAAGGCCGATTATGCCAAGCTCGAGGCCGAATACGAGAACGCCGACGAGTTGCCAGACGAAATCGACGCTCGCCTCGGCGAGATCGAAACGGCGCTCGCCGCTTTCGAGGATCGCCCGGTCAGCTACGACTTAGCTGAGATCGCCCGCGCCGGCGTGTTCGCGAGCATCGACGGGGACGGCAGCCTTTGCGTCGATCGCGCCTACGTCCGTCCGGAAGACGAGGCACCGGCCACCGTGGATGGCGAGGGCGAAGTGGAGGCCGATGGCGATCCGAGCGAAGGCGACGAACCGTCCTCGCCCACGGCGCAGCGCGCCATCATCACGATCGGCGGCCAGGGCGAGCCGGAGGAAAATGAGGACGACGCCGTCAGGCCGCTGCCCGACCGGCTCGTCAGCGAGCTGACCGCGTACCGGACGCTGGCGCTGCGGGACGCCGTGGCGAACAACCCGCAGGTCGCGATGACAGCGTTGCTGCACAAGCTCTGCCTCGACACCTTCCAGCACAGCGGATCGGGGACTTGTCTCGAAGCGGCGGTGCGGCAGGTGTCCTTCCCAATCCAGCCCGCCGATCTGAAGGACAGCCCGTCCGCCAAGGCGGTCGCGGAACGGCACGAAGCCTGGAAAGCCGATCTGCCGAAGGACGAGGCCGCGCTTTGGGACTGGCTCGCCGCGCTGGACGACGCCAGCCGTGGCGCGCTTCTGGCGCATTGCGTCTCGTTCGGAGTCAATGCGCTCTACGAGAAGGGCGATCGCTACGGCGGTCCTGGCGTGTCGGTTCATGGCGTCCAGCGCCGTCTCGTCCAGGCTGACCGGCTCGCACGTGCCGTCGGGCTCGACATGGTGGAAGCCGGCTGGCGGCCGACGGTCGATAGCTATCTCGGCCGTGTCACCAAGCCTCGCATCCTCGAAGCGGTGCGCGAGGCGAAGGGCGAGCAGTCGGCGCAACTCATCGACCACCTGAAGAAGGCGGACATGGCGAAGGAGGCCGAACGGTTGCTCGACGGCACCGGCTGGCTGCCCGAGCCGCTGCGGACTCCGGAGGCCGAAGGCGCCGACACAACCGACGCCGACGCGGGCGGGGATGAGCAAGCGCTTCCCGCCTTCCTCGCCGACGACGAGGACAGCGCCGGCGAGGACGAGACCGACGAGCCGGCTGTGATTGCCGCCGAGTGA
- a CDS encoding strawberry notch-like NTP hydrolase domain-containing protein produces MTNPSSSAAARLATPSLAPASAAIAQAARLLLPDLERGRRIDAAILRAAMESAFGASDSAGGWDWKTAYDACEAATVLFLRKFGPAIRAKAASPAAMLPLLAKIADLLPTHTRRSEESQALQQFSTPVPLGLAACTAAAITPADWVLEPSAGTGLLAILAELAGGSLVLNELAEARAALLDHLFPDIAVTRFDAAQIDDHLDVGIAPSVVLMNPPFSAMANVDRRMADAALRHVTSALARLCNGGRLVAITGSSFAPDNPAWTGTFAHLQERGRLVFSAAVDGSVYAKHGTTIDTRLLVIDKQPAVDPDMFPDSSGVAPDAATLLAWVIEQVPPRLPIEASIAVTGARHAIPRTVRAFAMRPSSAPALPEPEAMELAYETVDWTPPEGARLTEALYEEYGLQSIRISGSQAHPTKLVQSAAMASVAPPKPSYRPRLPANLVAEGLLSDAQLESVIYAGEAHSNFLAGNWSIDETFDVVTAARDDAENAVRFRRGWFLGDGTGAGKGRQVAGILLDNWLKGRPRAVWVSKSDKLIEDAQRDWSALGMERLLVTPLSRFRQGTPIRLAEGVLFATYATLRTDERGEKLSRVQQIVEWLGSDFDGVIIFDESHAMQNAVGGKGERGDQAASQQGRAGLRLQHALPNARIVYVSATGATTVHNLAYAQRLGLWGGEDFPFATRAEFVEAIEAGGVAAMEVLARDLKALGLYAARSLSYEGVEYELVEHRLTPEQVRIYDAYAGAFSIIHNNLDAAMQAANITGETGTLNAQAKSAARSAFESAKQRFFGHLLTSMKTPSLIRSIERDLEAGHAAVIQIVSTGEALMERRLAEIPTEDWNDVQVDITPREYVLAYLAHSFPVQLYEPFTDSEGNLSSRPVYRDGQPVESREAVARRDRLIEKLASLPPVPGALDQIVQRFGTDMVAEVTGRSRRVIRKSDRLMVENRAGSANLAETAAFMDDAKRILVFSEAGGTGRSYHAELSARNRRLRVHYLLEPGWKADAAIQGLGRTNRTNQAQPPLFRPIATDVKAEKRFLSTIARRLDTLGAITRGQRQTGGQGLFRPEDNLESHYGRDALRQLYMLLVRDKVEGCSLQTFEDATGLKLMDANGIKDELPPITTFLNRLLALTIDLQNVLFTAFEQLLTARIEGAIASGTYDVGLETLRAESFVVTDRCTIYTHPGTGAETRLLTVAQRERNRPVTLNEALDRLSDPRVVLLVNERSGRAAVQVPAPSLMLDDGEIEQRVRLIRPMESHGVPLKTMAESHWVEAERDTFASAWQRELAEVPEFTDSTTHIVGGLLLPIWKRLPNESTRVYRLQTDAGERIIGRKVSPAWVASTLAEGEPALTPESAFAALMDGRTVLDLAEGLQLRRVRVMGANRIELSGFTDTMRDRLKAYGLFHEIITWKLRMFVPTDASGVGVLTKVLERFPVERIGEREAA; encoded by the coding sequence ATGACGAATCCTTCCAGCTCCGCGGCCGCCCGCTTGGCTACGCCATCGCTCGCGCCCGCATCTGCCGCCATCGCCCAGGCCGCGCGGCTCCTTCTTCCCGATCTCGAACGCGGCCGCCGGATAGATGCCGCCATCCTGCGCGCCGCCATGGAGTCCGCCTTCGGCGCCTCCGATTCCGCCGGCGGCTGGGATTGGAAAACCGCCTATGACGCCTGCGAGGCGGCTACGGTCCTGTTCCTGCGGAAATTCGGACCGGCCATCCGCGCCAAGGCCGCGTCTCCGGCCGCCATGCTGCCTTTGCTGGCGAAGATCGCGGACCTTCTCCCCACCCATACGCGCCGCTCCGAGGAGAGCCAGGCGCTCCAGCAATTCTCGACGCCGGTCCCGCTCGGACTTGCCGCATGCACGGCCGCAGCCATCACGCCGGCCGATTGGGTGCTCGAGCCTTCGGCCGGCACCGGGCTGCTCGCCATCCTGGCCGAACTGGCCGGCGGCTCGCTCGTGCTGAACGAGCTGGCCGAGGCCCGCGCCGCGTTGCTCGACCACCTCTTTCCGGACATCGCCGTCACCCGGTTCGATGCGGCACAGATTGACGATCATCTCGATGTCGGGATCGCGCCGAGCGTGGTTCTGATGAACCCGCCCTTCTCGGCGATGGCGAACGTCGATCGGCGCATGGCGGACGCTGCGCTTCGCCACGTCACCTCCGCCCTAGCGCGGCTGTGCAACGGCGGGCGTCTCGTCGCGATCACCGGATCGAGCTTCGCGCCCGACAATCCGGCCTGGACCGGCACCTTCGCTCACCTGCAGGAGCGCGGACGGCTCGTGTTTTCCGCCGCCGTCGACGGCTCGGTCTATGCGAAGCACGGCACCACGATCGACACGCGGCTGCTCGTCATCGACAAGCAACCCGCCGTCGATCCGGACATGTTCCCTGACTCTTCGGGTGTCGCGCCGGATGCAGCCACCTTGCTCGCCTGGGTCATCGAGCAGGTTCCACCGCGCTTGCCGATTGAAGCGTCCATCGCCGTCACCGGTGCGCGTCACGCCATCCCCCGCACGGTGCGCGCCTTCGCGATGCGTCCGTCCTCCGCTCCGGCGCTCCCCGAACCGGAAGCGATGGAGCTCGCCTACGAAACCGTCGATTGGACCCCGCCGGAGGGCGCGCGGCTCACGGAGGCGCTTTATGAAGAATACGGATTGCAGTCGATCCGTATTTCCGGGTCGCAGGCCCATCCCACCAAGCTGGTGCAGTCGGCTGCGATGGCCTCGGTCGCGCCGCCGAAACCGTCCTATCGGCCGCGTCTGCCGGCGAACCTCGTCGCCGAAGGCTTGCTGTCGGACGCTCAGCTCGAATCCGTCATCTATGCCGGTGAGGCCCATTCGAACTTCCTCGCCGGCAACTGGTCCATCGACGAGACCTTCGATGTCGTCACAGCGGCGCGCGACGATGCCGAAAATGCTGTCCGCTTTCGACGAGGATGGTTTCTCGGCGACGGCACCGGTGCAGGTAAGGGTCGCCAGGTCGCCGGCATCCTGCTCGACAACTGGCTGAAGGGCCGGCCTCGCGCCGTCTGGGTCTCTAAATCCGACAAGCTGATCGAAGACGCCCAGCGCGATTGGTCGGCGCTCGGCATGGAGCGGCTGCTCGTCACGCCGCTCTCCCGCTTTCGTCAGGGCACGCCGATCCGGCTGGCGGAAGGCGTCCTATTTGCGACCTACGCCACGCTGCGCACCGATGAACGCGGCGAGAAGCTTTCGCGCGTCCAGCAGATCGTCGAATGGTTGGGCTCCGACTTCGACGGAGTGATCATTTTCGACGAGAGCCACGCCATGCAGAACGCGGTCGGCGGCAAGGGCGAACGCGGCGACCAGGCCGCCTCGCAGCAAGGCCGGGCGGGGCTGCGGCTCCAGCACGCCTTGCCGAATGCCCGCATCGTCTACGTCTCCGCGACCGGCGCCACAACGGTCCATAACCTCGCCTATGCCCAGCGTCTCGGACTCTGGGGCGGCGAGGATTTCCCGTTCGCGACCCGCGCCGAGTTCGTCGAGGCGATCGAGGCCGGCGGCGTCGCGGCAATGGAGGTGCTGGCGCGCGACCTTAAGGCGCTCGGCCTCTATGCTGCTCGCTCGCTCTCCTACGAAGGCGTCGAATACGAACTGGTCGAGCACCGGCTCACGCCGGAGCAGGTCCGCATCTACGACGCCTATGCCGGCGCGTTCTCGATCATTCACAACAACCTCGACGCGGCGATGCAGGCCGCGAACATCACGGGCGAGACTGGCACGCTGAACGCGCAGGCGAAGTCCGCCGCGCGCTCCGCCTTCGAATCCGCCAAGCAGCGCTTCTTCGGCCATCTGCTGACCAGTATGAAAACGCCGTCGCTGATCCGCTCGATCGAGCGCGATCTCGAGGCCGGCCATGCCGCCGTCATCCAGATCGTCTCGACCGGCGAAGCGCTGATGGAGCGCCGGCTCGCGGAAATCCCGACAGAGGACTGGAACGACGTCCAGGTCGACATCACACCGCGCGAGTACGTCCTCGCCTATCTCGCCCATTCCTTCCCGGTGCAGCTCTACGAGCCCTTCACGGATTCAGAGGGCAATCTCTCCTCCCGGCCGGTCTACCGCGACGGCCAGCCGGTCGAGAGCCGCGAAGCCGTCGCTCGTCGCGACCGCCTGATCGAGAAGCTCGCCTCGCTCCCACCGGTGCCCGGCGCGCTCGACCAGATCGTTCAGCGCTTCGGCACCGATATGGTCGCCGAGGTCACCGGCCGCTCGCGCCGCGTGATCCGCAAGAGCGACCGCCTGATGGTCGAGAACCGCGCCGGCTCGGCCAACCTCGCGGAGACGGCCGCCTTCATGGATGACGCTAAGCGCATCCTCGTCTTCTCGGAAGCGGGCGGCACGGGACGCAGCTACCACGCCGAGTTGTCGGCGCGGAATCGGCGCCTGCGCGTCCACTACCTGCTCGAACCCGGCTGGAAGGCGGATGCGGCGATCCAGGGTCTCGGCCGCACTAACCGCACCAACCAGGCCCAGCCGCCGCTGTTCCGTCCGATCGCCACGGACGTGAAAGCGGAGAAGCGCTTCTTGAGCACCATAGCGCGCCGCCTCGACACGCTCGGCGCGATCACGCGCGGCCAGCGTCAGACCGGCGGCCAGGGCTTGTTCCGGCCCGAGGACAATCTCGAAAGCCACTACGGGCGCGACGCGTTGCGGCAGCTCTACATGCTTCTGGTCAGGGACAAGGTGGAGGGCTGCTCGCTTCAGACCTTCGAGGACGCCACCGGCTTGAAGCTGATGGACGCCAACGGCATCAAGGACGAGCTGCCGCCGATCACCACCTTCCTCAATCGCCTGCTGGCGCTGACCATCGATCTGCAGAACGTGCTGTTCACGGCCTTCGAGCAGTTGCTCACGGCCCGCATCGAAGGCGCCATCGCGTCAGGCACCTACGATGTCGGGCTCGAAACGCTTCGCGCCGAAAGCTTTGTCGTCACCGATCGGTGCACGATCTACACCCATCCCGGCACCGGCGCGGAGACGCGCCTGCTCACCGTAGCGCAGCGCGAGCGCAATCGTCCCGTGACGCTGAACGAGGCTCTGGATCGGCTCTCCGATCCGCGCGTCGTGCTGCTCGTCAACGAACGCTCGGGACGCGCCGCCGTGCAAGTCCCAGCGCCGAGCCTGATGCTCGACGATGGGGAGATCGAGCAGCGCGTGCGGCTCATCCGGCCGATGGAGAGCCACGGCGTACCTTTGAAGACGATGGCCGAGAGCCATTGGGTCGAGGCGGAGCGCGACACCTTTGCCTCGGCCTGGCAACGCGAGCTTGCCGAGGTGCCCGAGTTCACGGACAGCACGACCCATATCGTCGGCGGATTGCTCCTGCCGATCTGGAAGCGCCTGCCGAACGAGTCGACGCGCGTCTATCGGCTTCAGACCGATGCGGGTGAACGCATCATCGGCCGCAAGGTCTCGCCCGCCTGGGTCGCGAGCACGCTGGCGGAGGGCGAACCGGCGCTGACGCCGGAGAGCGCCTTCGCCGCGCTGATGGACGGCCGCACCGTTCTCGATCTCGCCGAAGGCCTGCAGCTCCGTCGCGTGCGCGTTATGGGCGCGAACCGCATCGAGCTGTCGGGCTTCACCGACACTATGCGCGACCGGCTCAAGGCCTACGGCCTCTTCCACGAGATCATCACCTGGAAGCTCCGCATGTTTGTGCCAACCGATGCGAGCGGCGTCGGCGTGCTGACGAAAGTGCTGGAGCGCTTTCCCGTCGAGCGCATCGGCGAGCGGGAGGCCGCGTGA
- a CDS encoding DUF6117 family protein: MSIPDHARANFQTLLRAAADGNLALMECIDAVTGEQRYLICAIGRDKTDFVFTPFGHLVDGNPFDAYLLPSEPLPDPTRS; encoded by the coding sequence ATGAGCATTCCCGATCACGCGCGTGCCAACTTCCAGACGCTGCTGCGGGCGGCTGCCGACGGCAATCTCGCGCTCATGGAGTGCATCGACGCCGTGACCGGCGAACAGCGCTACCTCATTTGCGCGATTGGCCGCGATAAAACGGATTTCGTGTTCACGCCCTTCGGCCATCTGGTCGACGGCAATCCCTTCGACGCCTACCTGCTGCCGTCCGAACCCCTGCCGGACCCAACGCGATCCTGA
- a CDS encoding DUF7146 domain-containing protein — MPRDASDLAHRLAREAEAVCRHYLSNGRREGRYWLVGDARNTPGRSMFVRLKESPKGPAGKWTDAATGEHGDLLDVIRESCGLLDFHDVADEARRFLSLPRSDPEPSPKAARIPAQTGSPEAARRLFAMSQPIARTLVEAYLRNRGITALHEAGALRFHPRCYYRPDENAPTETWPAMIARVTDLDDWMTGAHRTWLDPSGRGKAPIDTPRRAMGNLLGNAVRFGVASDVLAAGEGIETMLSLRCVLPTLPMAAALSANHLTAMLLPLTLRRLYIARDADAAGDAAVASLTERAEATGIEAIALSPRLGDFNEDLRTFGIDELRAALRIQLAPRDVIRFMLWATAETG, encoded by the coding sequence ATGCCGCGCGATGCTTCCGACCTGGCGCACCGTCTCGCGCGCGAAGCCGAGGCGGTGTGCCGTCATTATCTCTCCAATGGCCGCCGCGAGGGCCGCTATTGGCTGGTCGGCGACGCGCGCAACACGCCGGGCCGCTCCATGTTCGTCCGGTTGAAGGAGTCGCCCAAAGGGCCGGCCGGCAAATGGACCGATGCCGCCACCGGCGAGCACGGCGATCTGCTTGACGTCATCCGTGAAAGCTGTGGCCTTCTCGATTTCCACGATGTCGCCGACGAGGCACGACGCTTCCTGAGCCTGCCCCGCTCGGACCCGGAGCCATCGCCGAAAGCTGCACGTATCCCGGCACAGACGGGATCGCCCGAGGCCGCACGGCGACTGTTCGCTATGTCGCAGCCGATCGCGCGGACACTCGTGGAAGCGTATTTGCGCAATCGCGGCATTACGGCTTTGCACGAAGCCGGCGCGCTGCGCTTTCACCCGCGCTGCTACTATCGCCCGGACGAGAACGCACCGACCGAGACCTGGCCAGCGATGATCGCCCGTGTCACTGATCTCGACGACTGGATGACCGGCGCACACCGCACCTGGCTCGATCCGTCAGGCCGTGGCAAAGCGCCGATCGACACGCCGAGACGCGCGATGGGCAACCTCCTCGGCAACGCGGTCCGCTTCGGTGTGGCGAGCGACGTGCTCGCCGCCGGCGAGGGCATCGAGACCATGCTGTCACTACGATGCGTGCTGCCGACCTTGCCGATGGCCGCGGCGCTTTCCGCCAACCACCTCACCGCCATGCTGCTCCCGCTGACGCTGCGCCGCCTCTACATCGCGCGCGATGCCGATGCGGCCGGCGACGCGGCGGTGGCGAGTCTGACAGAGCGTGCCGAGGCGACCGGCATCGAAGCGATCGCATTGTCGCCTCGACTTGGCGACTTCAACGAGGATCTGCGCACGTTCGGCATCGACGAACTCCGAGCAGCCTTGCGCATCCAGCTCGCACCGCGGGACGTCATCCGCTTCATGCTGTGGGCGACCGCCGAGACGGGGTGA
- a CDS encoding DUF4326 domain-containing protein, which yields MGQYVPNRPRRRPRRRHRQYERWLADQHHLLRALYELRGHDLVCFCAPHACHGDLLLRLANATRDTRIAWWCAVKAAA from the coding sequence ATGGGGCAATACGTTCCGAATCGGCCCCGACGGCGACCGCGCCGCCGTCATCGCCAATACGAGCGCTGGCTCGCCGATCAGCATCATCTCTTGCGCGCGCTCTACGAGTTGCGCGGCCACGATCTCGTCTGCTTCTGCGCGCCGCACGCCTGTCACGGCGATCTGCTGCTGCGGCTCGCGAATGCGACGCGGGATACGCGCATCGCGTGGTGGTGCGCCGTGAAGGCGGCGGCGTGA
- a CDS encoding DUF6878 family protein, producing MTDTSDTTPGTNASPSDWEAKRVVQERLQAELQPRNKAALFDALAAAGVTLVVVTFDGYGDSGQIENVEAKAGDAVIDMPIGEIEMATAVWDQAEPDRSHISIADAIERLAYDFLTDTHCGWENNDGAYGDFTFDVAERTITLDYNERYTASEYSQHVF from the coding sequence ATGACGGACACCTCTGACACTACGCCTGGCACGAATGCGTCACCTTCCGATTGGGAGGCCAAGCGCGTCGTCCAGGAGCGGCTGCAAGCCGAGCTGCAGCCTCGCAACAAGGCCGCGCTGTTCGACGCTCTCGCGGCCGCGGGCGTCACGCTCGTCGTCGTCACCTTCGACGGCTACGGCGACTCCGGCCAGATCGAGAATGTCGAGGCGAAGGCCGGCGACGCTGTCATCGACATGCCCATCGGCGAGATCGAGATGGCCACCGCAGTGTGGGACCAAGCCGAGCCTGACCGATCGCACATCAGCATCGCCGACGCAATCGAGCGTCTTGCCTACGACTTTCTTACCGACACGCATTGCGGTTGGGAGAACAACGACGGCGCCTATGGCGACTTCACCTTCGATGTCGCCGAACGGACGATCACGCTCGACTACAACGAGCGCTACACCGCGTCCGAATATTCGCAGCATGTGTTCTGA